The following proteins are encoded in a genomic region of Takifugu rubripes chromosome 9, fTakRub1.2, whole genome shotgun sequence:
- the mapk8ip2 gene encoding C-Jun-amino-terminal kinase-interacting protein 2, which produces MADRAEMFSLSTFHSLSPPGCRPAHDISLEEFDDEDLSEITDDCGIGLNYDSDPYEKDSLILEKSDMHHPVCSFQDDFQEFEMIDDEDDDDEEEEEEEGDLDAPPSPSASPPPSPTSGTLKSRPTMLNLTSAVSQDCLNNNSSQSPKKGSWQDSLCNPASQGRLSPAHSCLEDGSHVTGHCPVSPISQVPGSQCKGTPPKQAGEGGNSQSPHRPLLCDMEGNRRERPEYGSFSQVRSHPFSGSELKTDPSVHTVRVPSVDEHSQCSDTEVDHDLNSDHNHKHLNRCTTDTYTINSESGMEPENDFDPDGTSRCLSSTAPMGATDGADTPLSDEELEKDFEVECMRKETYDMVCKENQLSYVEFPSIEPFDPASFSSYISSCNSEGLHCSSSSNLASAMEAAVNDSTSPSSDPGIADMNQKGYLTSDQDRDLSSPGSDSDIEGELEAAFTCGGPVVSNMISSISETELDLTSEDSSSGRSSHLTNSIEEASSPTSDQELDPDTELEQDSGIVGLKASLLLGQPDPIKEGSSLPSPSPLPSPTIATPSPVDSPILPPEGYDDSRAMMGRWIADDERSCEHQADPDETLPAQRCDDSFSKQMVLQIEPDHSLESIKRSFYLPVGPGLMPDVDEYDGTSEGDSESESEDELSENSDSPWLLSNLVNRMISEGSYPISCPEDCFKRKSSVSDTISPSSDIGDVDGYNDDEQEKRTAPVESAREERECRTFRIEKMRPEERRTDAESPNETAVVNHCLYMSNPTNDSITPLNLELCANSSTYTSTVSENNLADKSSKNARRQEEEEEPNNDLMMLEGRKDLDSPSLSESIISDKDEGRETEPRPTSRSSASLERITEVKNSLTLDIPSTQANHCFSLTYSTDNDEDDEDNGDSYPYLDGLRKQPYRGSDLELDSSPPIDSSVQDHPLSYPDRPLCEKDLRQPDPDDGLAYDSVKYTLVVDENTTLELVSLKRCTSVLSDDSELSTLCDEEPLRKRGEGFGADEEEIRPELLSSSEDSSPESDLPFSKKFLNVFVNSTTRSSSTESFGLFSCTIDGEERDQTHRAVYRFIPRHTDELELDVDDPLYVEEEEDDYWYRGYNMRTGERGIFPAFYAHEVIGHSKELMGMKRNPAWMETFSVQFLGSVEVPHHQGNGILCAAMQKIAISRKRTVHVRPPSLCELEISLQGVKLIMSLEDEYDILDEYDRCSHSFQMKNISFCGCHPRNNCYFGFITKHPMLNRFACHVFVSQESMRPVAECVGRAFQEYYQEHLEYACPTEDIYLE; this is translated from the exons GCCGGCGCACGACATAAGCCTCGAGGAATTTGATGACGAAGACCTCTCCGAAATCACAGACGACTGTGGGATCGGACTAAACTATGACTCTGATCCATACGAGAAG GATTCCCTCATTTTGGAGAAGAGCGATATGCACCACCCGGTCTGCTCCTTCCAGGATGACTTCCAGGAGTTTGAGATGAttgacgatgaagatgacgacgatgaggaggaagaggaagaagagggggacCTAGATGCACCTCCGTCTCCCTCtgcttcccctcctccctccccaacTTCTGGAACTCTCAAGAGCCGGCCGACAATGCTCAACCTCACCTCGGCTGTATCACAG GATTGTCTgaataacaacagcagccagTCCCCAAAGAAAGGAAGCTGGCAGGACTCATTATGCAATCCAGCTTCACAGG GCCGTTTGTCTCCAGCTCACTCGTGTCTGGAGGACGGTAGCCATGTGACAGGACATTGCCCAGTCTCCCCGATTTCCCAGGTACCGGGGTCTCAGTGCAAAGGTACACCACCAAAACAGGCGGGGGAGGGCGGGAACTCCCAATCCCCTCACAGACCCCTTCTATGCGACATGGAAGGCAACAGGCGGGAAAGGCCCGAATACG GCTCCTTCAGCCAGGTCAGGTCCCACCCTTTCTCTGGCAGTGAGCTGAAGACAGACCCCTCAGTCCACACAGTGAGGGTGCCCTCAGTAGACGAGCACTCCCAGTGTTCAGACACTGAGGTGGATCACGACCTCAACAGTGACCATAATCACAAACACTTGAACCGATGTACCACTGATACCTACACAATCAACAGTGAGTCCGGTATGGAACCGGAGAACGACTTTGACCCAGATGGAACCAGTCGTTGCCTGTCGTCCACTGCACCAATGGGGGCCACCGATGGTGCCGACACACCCTTGTCagatgaggagctggagaaagacTTTGAAGTGGAGTGTATGCGGAAGGAGACCTATGATATGGTGTGCAAGGAGAATCAGTTGTCCTACGTGGAATTCCCATCCATTGAACCCTTTGATCCCGCGTCCTTCTCTAGCTACATATCCTCATGCAACTCAGAGGGTCTTCACTGCTCCAGCAGTTCGAATTTAGCGTCTGCCATGGAAGCAGCAGTCAACGATTCCACCTCTCCGTCCTCCGACCCCGGGATAGCTGATATGAACCAGAAGGGTTATTTAACTTCAGACCAGGACAGAGATCTCAGCTCACCTGGCTCTGACTCCGACATCGAAGGAGAGCTGGAGGCGGCATTTACTTGTGGAGGTCCTGTGGTGTCCAACATGATCTCCTCGATTTCAGAGACAGAGCTGGACCTGACCAGCGAAGACAGCAGCAGTGGACGTTCATCTCATCTCACCAACTCTATCGAGGAGGCTAGCTCTCCTACATCGGACCAAGAATTGGACCCAGACACGGAGTTAGAACAGGACAGCGGCATCGTGGGGTTAAAAGCATCTTTACTCCTTGGCCAGCCTGACCCAATCAAAGAAGgatcttctcttccctccccttccccacTACCCTCACCCACTATCGCTACACCCTCCCCTGTCGACTCACCCATCTTACCTCCCGAAGGCTACGACGACAGTCGGGCCATGATGGGGAGGTGGATTGCAGATGATGAGCGGTCCTGTGAGCACCAGGCTGACCCAGATGAAACTCTGCCAGCCCAACGTTGTGACGACAGCTTCTCCAAACAGATGGTGCTGCAGATAGAACCAGACCACAGTCTTGAGAGCATCAAGCGTTCCTTCTACCTGCCAGTGGGGCCCGGGCTAATGCCAGATGTCGATGAATACGATGGAACTAGCGAGGGAGACTCTGAATCGGAGAGTGAAGATGAACTGAGCGAGAATTCAGACTCACCATGGCTGCTCAGCAACCTGGTCAACCGAATGATCTCAGAAGGTTCTTACCCAATCAGCTGTCCTGAGGATTGCTTTAAAAGGAAGTCCTCTGTTTCAGACACAATCTCACCATCTTCAGATATTGGGGATGTAGACGGCTACAATGATGATGAACAAGAGAAAAGAACAGCGCCGGTGGAATCGgcaagagaagagagagaatgcAGAACTTTCAGAATCGAAAAAATGAGGccagaagaaagaagaacagATGCGGAATCTCCAAACGAGACGGCAGTCGTGAATCATTGTCTCTATATGAGCAACCCTACTAATGACAGCATCACCCCTCTGAATCTGGAGCTGTGTGCGAACAGCAGCACGTATACCAGCACGGTCTCCGAAAATAACCTCGCAGACAAATCTTCTAAGAACGCCCGgagacaagaggaagaagaggagcccAATAATGACTTAATGATGCTTGAGGGGAGGAAAGATCTGGACTCGCCAAGCTTAAGTGAGAGCATTATCAGCGACAAGGACGAAGGGCGAGAGACAGAGCCCAGACCAACGAGTCGCTCCTCCGCTTCCCTCGAGCGCATCACCGAGGTGAAAAACAGCCTGACACTGGACATACCCAGCACCCAGGCTAACCACTGCTTCAGTCTCACCTACTCCACAGATAACGATGAAGACGACGAGGACAACGGGGACTCTTACCCATACCTAGATGGACTAAGGAAGCAGCCATACAGGGGTAGTGATCTGGAGCTCGACAGTTCCCCACCCATCGATTCTAGTGTACAAGACCACCCCTTATCTTACCCCGACCGCCCACTGTGCGAGAAAGATCTGAGACAACCAGACCCAGATGATGGACTGGCTTATGACTCTGTGAAGTACACGCTAGTGGTGGATGAGAACACCACTCTGGAACTAGTCAGCCTCAAAAG GTGCACTTCTGTTCTGAGTGACGACAGCGAGCTCTCCACGCTGTGCGACGAAGAGCCGTTAAGAAAAAGAGGTGAGGGCTTCGGGGCCGACGAGGAGGAGATAAGACCAGAACTACTCAGTTCTTCTGAGGACTCGTCTCCCGAATCGGACCTTCCCTTCTCCAAGAAATTCCTCAATGTGTTTGTCAACAGTACCACTCGCTCCTCCA GCACAGAATCTTTTGGGCTGTTCTCCTGCACCATtgacggagaggagagggatCAGACACACAGGGCAGTTTACAG gtTTATTCCAAGGCACACagatgagctggagctggatgTAGATGATCCTTTATatgtggaggaagaagaagatgactACTGGTACAGAGGCTATAACATGCGGACAGGCGAGAGGGGCATCTTTCCTGCTTTTTATGCGCACGAGGTCATCGGCCACTCGAAGGAGCTGATGG GTATGAAGAGAAATCCAGCCTGGATGGAGACGTTCAGCGTTCAGTTTCTGGGCTCTGTTGAGGTGCCTCATCACCAAGGCAATGGGATCCTCTGCGCCGCCATGCAGAAG ATCGCGATATCGAGGAAACGGACAGTACATGTGCGGCCCCCTTCTCTGTGTGAGCTGGAGATTAGTTTACAAGGAGTGAAACTGATCATGAGCCTGGAGGATGAATATGACATCCTCGACGAG TACGACAGATGTAGCCACTCCTTCCAGATGAAGAACATCTCGTTCTGCGGATGCCACCCGAGGAACAATTG cTACTTTGGCTTCATCACCAAACATCCGATGCTGAACAGATTCGCCTGTCACGTGTTTGTATCCCAGGAGTCCATGCGGCCTGTAGCAGAGTGTGTCGG ACGAGCCTTCCAGGAATACTACCAGGAACATCTAGAATATGCCTGCCCCACCGAGGACATCTACCTGGAGTGA